CAATGATCCGAGCAAAGCATCTTGGTAACTTGTCCCAGACTGCTAGAACCTTTTTCCTAGGACAAAGGTGTAGCTCGGCGGATGGAAGTTCATGCACTTGCTCGGATGATGAGACTTGTATTTCGAGAAGGTCTCTGAGAGGAAACGTGCAACACTTGCAAGCCTCATCCTCGTTGTTGGCAAAAACTTCAGTTGCAGTAGGTTCACTGACTCCAGCCGATTCAGTAAAAGAAGTGAATATTAGAAGAAAGGATGATGGCTCGCTGTCAAAAGGAGTAGCAGTGTCCCACAAAACTGAAAGAGCAAGCTCTGTTAGTTATGCAGAAGACACCGACGCAAATGACATGCTTTCTTCATCACCTCCTATAGCAGAACAGTTTGTTATGGCAGGTATGGCTGCCGTTGGTCTTCTATCTGATTTAGTAAATTATAGAATCCCGTTGACAGATGGGAGTGCAAGAGTCTCCCCACTCTCTAACTCTGTGCTTGAACGCACGAAACAAGTTTCTAGTATCAGACCTCcgaaaaatatcaatagttCTAGGAAAGACAAAGTATCCGTAAAGCCCAATGCTGTACCGGTGTATGGTTCGAACGTCCCTGAAGGGGCTAAAGGCAAAACTCATAAATCAGGAGTAGAGGGGGCAGCCAAGGAATCAAATAACGcatcaagaaattttgtaGAAAGTCGCGGGCTCTCCTCTGATCCCCGTGATAGGAAAATGCCAATTCCTCAAAAATCAAGATCTTATTCAAGCCGTTACACGCCAAACACTCAACAGCCGGAGGGGAAATTTTGCGATAACAACTTGGACGGGTTTACTAGGGCAATGAGACAGGGTAAAGTTATGACTGGAGAAGCCCCAGGCGCTAGGAACTTTTCGGTTGTTGAAAGTGTATGTCGCATTTTGCATCAATCGAAATGGAGCCCTGCTTCAGAGGAAGCTCTTCAGAAGCTCAATTGTGCAGTGGATCCTTACCAGGCAAATCAAATACTTAAGCAGCTTAAGGATTATAGAGTGGCTCTTGGGTTTTTCTACTGGCTAAAACAGAGGCCTGGATTCAAGCACGACGGGCACACATATACAACTATGGTTGGTATCCTTGGCCGTGCCAGAGAGTTTGGTGCCATCAACAAATTGCTCAGCCAGATGATCAGTGATGGATGTAAGCCGAATATTGTTACATATAATCGTCTCATTCACAGTTATGGCAGAGCTAATTACTTGAACGAAGCCATGGGAGTTTTTAATGAGATGCAAAAGGTGGGCTGTGAACCTGATCGTGTTACTTACTGTACGCTCATTGACATCCATGCGAAATCAGGTTATCTCGATGTTGCAATTAATTTGTACCAGCGGATGCAAGAAGCTGGACTCTCTCCTGATACGTTTACTTACAGCGTGATCATTAATTGCCTCGGGAAGGCTGGCCATTTGACTGCCGCCCACAAACTGTTCTGTGAGATGGTTAGTCAGGGCTGTGTGCCTAACCTGGTGACCTACAATATCATGATTGCTTTACACGCGAAAGCTAGGAATTACCAGAGCTCGTTACAGCTTTATCGTGACATGCAGAGTGCTGGCTTCGAGCCCGACAAAGTGACTTACAGTATCATTATGGAGGTTCTTGGCCATTGTGGCCATCTTGATGAAGCCGAGGCTGTTTTTGCagagatgaaaagaaagaACTGGATCCCCGACGAGCCTGTCTATGGCCTTCTCGTCGACTTGTGGGGAAAATCTGGCAACGTTGAGAAGGCTTGGGAGTGGTACCGAGCTATGCTTTCTGCGGGACTATGCCCTAATGTTCCAACTTGCAATTCTCTTCTCAGTGCTTTCCTCAGGGTACACCGCCTCCGCGATGCATACGACTTGCTTCAGAGCATGGTGAGCCTGGGTCTGAATCCTTCTCTTCAGACCTACACTCTGCTCCTCAGTTGCTGTACAGACGCTCAAACGCCATACGACATGTCGTTTTGTTGTGACCTCATGACCGCATCTGGCCACCCGGCGCACACGTTCTTGCTCTCCATGCCTGCTCCAGGGCCGGATGGGCAGAACGTCCGCGACCATGTCAGCAACTTCCTCGACATGATGCACAGTGAAGACAGGGAGAGTAAACGCGGACTTGTGGATGCTGTGATCGATTTCTTCCACAAGACAGGGCTAAAGGAGGAAGCCGGCACCGTGTGGGAAGTTGCAGCGCAGAGGAATGTCTATCCAGACGCACTAAGGCAGAAGAGTTCGTGTTATTGGCTGATAAACCTCCACGTGATGTCTGATGGAACTGCTGTGACTGCACTATCGAGAACTCTAGCATGGTTTCGCAAGGAAATGCTCGCGTCTGGGGTCTGCCCCGGCCGGATTGACATTGTGACCGGCTGGGGGAGACGGAGCAGGGTCACTGGGGCCTCGATGGTGAGGCAGGCCGTGCAAGACCTGCTCAACGTGTTTAGGTTCCCGTTCTTTACAGAGAATGGGAACACTGGGTGCTTTGTCGGGTGCGGGGAGCCTCTCAACCGATGGCTGATGCAGTCCTGTGTGGAGAGAATGCATCTGTTGTAGTCCGGTGGCTTCCCTTCCCGGTTTTTTGATGTTCGGAGAGATACGAGGTTGTCCTCGGGTGTTAGCCGGTAGTGATATTTGCTATGTGTAGCTGAGTTTGGATGGTTTTATTTGGCCTAGTTAGTTACAGACCTGaatcttgtgttgatatttgtatcTACGTTTATTTGTTGCTTTTTTTGGTTcgctttctctctttttttttgattGAATTGTCATAAGCTCTTAGTTCTGTCAAGATTGATCATCAATGGTTTTTCTGTCTCTTCTCATGGCTGTCTCCTATGGAATTACGttgaatttagaattttattcataaaatccGTAAGTAAACATAATTTAACTCTATTTACCTAACAATTAActggaaaaaacaaacaataaataCTAAATAGAGATTTTCTCTAATCCCTAGAATAGAAAAATTCatccaatataaaaatttattgatgaaaTCTTTTTTCACTTCCACAGATCGAAATATACCTAATTTATGGCCGAATTCTATTTAAAACttacttaaattattttaggaAGCACTGTTAGAAATAGATTTTGCTATATTTCTGTTAtcattactaatattttattcaaaagtaaaattagaaaggtattaaatgtaaacatttatttatccCAAAGTTTGGTGTTCATCTTCAAAACCAGGTGTGTGTGTTCTTatttcacacacaacacacactctCCATCTCTATTCACACACACatctatatgtatatattggTATGCTCGCTTCCCCTTAAATCATTCTGCATCTAGATTTATTGCGTGTGTGTgagcaagagagagagagagagagagagagagagagctgtgtgtgtgtgctgAGCTGTTGCTTTGATACAGTATTAATACCGATAGATACCAAAAAAGTATGTGTATATATGAATTGATTGAATTCAATAGGCGCATGAGTAGGTTTTAATGCATGCAATTTAGTAACCGCCGCAAAATTCTCCTATGGGGCACAAGAAGCGGAAACCCGCTCCTCGCTCCAAGCCGGCGGCGGAGGATGCCGCTGCTATTGTCGATTGTGGCGATTCAGTTCTCGACAATTCAGCGGAATCCATCAACGGAACACCTGCTAAACTAGAGTCATCGATTTCAGTAGGCAACGGCAATGTAGCTTCGTCTCCATTGTATGCTTCGGTGAAGCTCGAATACGAAAAGGCGCTGGTGGCGTTTCGCCGGGGGAACCACACAAAATCCCTAAGGCTGATGAAGGATTTGTGCTGTAAACACGAGAATTCGCCGCTCTCGGCCTTGATTCACCGCGTCCAGGGGACTTTGTGCGTGAAGGTGGCTTCGACTATCTCCGACCCCAGCGTGAAACAGCGGCACATGAAGAGTGCGATCGGGAGTGCGAGGAAGGCGGCGAGACTGTCCCCTAGTTCGATTGAGTTTGCGCATTTTTACGCGAATTTGTTGTGTGACGCGGCTAATGATGCCAAGGAGTACGAGGAGGTGATGCAGGAGTGTGAGAGGGCTTTGGCGATCGAAAACCCTGTCGATCCTGCTACTGAGAATTTGCAGGAGGAGAGTCAGCAGAAAATATCCACACCCGAGGCTCGGATTTCCAATGTCCAGAGTGAGCTCAGTGCATTGGTGCGGAGGGCGAATCTTGGATCTTTGTCGACTTGGATGCAACATCTGGGAGAGGAGAAGTTTCGGTTCATTCCCATCAGGAGTGCTCCTGAAGATCCGATGGAGTTGAGATTAGTTCAGGCAAAAAGgccaaatgaaattaaaaaggtTGCTAAAACAGAGGAGGAGCGTAGGAAAGAAGTTGAGGTGAGGGTGGCTGCTGCGCGGCTTATGCAGCAGCAGTCAGAGTCTCCTCATTTGGGAAACGGTGGGGATAACAATACTAATAATAGCAAGGATTCGATTCTGGGATCAGGCCAGAGAGTAGGGGAGAGGAGGAAAAGTGGGAATATGAGGAAATCTGCATCTTCAGAGGAGAGGATGGATTTGGTCAAATCCTATTGGAACACTCTAAGTTCAGAGGGGAAGAAAGATTTACTGACAGTTAAGATTTCAGATCTAAGGGCTCATTTTAGCTCATTGAAGGATTGCACATTCAGTGAAGTACTTAATGAAGCTCTATCTTTTGGGGAAgctaataaaatatggaagtTTTGGGTCTGCTGTCGCTGCAATGAGAAATTTGCAGACACCAGTTCATTCATGCACCATGTCGTGCAGGAGCACTTGAGAAGTTCATTGCCCAAAATGCAGTCAATTCTACCTGAAAATGTGGACGATGAATGGGTTGAAATGCTTCTTAACTGTATTTGGAAACCAGTGGATTTGAATGTAGCTATTAGAATGCTTGAAAAACAGTTGAAATCTTATACACATGATTTACTTGAAGAATCAAGCTGTAATCACGATGCAGATGATTCAAAAGAATGTTATCTTGACACTTACTGCAATGAATATGAAGGGGACTCATCTCCTGGAAAGAAAACTTCTAGTGAGGATTGCAATGGCAGTAAGCAGGATATCAGGAAGTTTGAGGATGTTGAGTGGATGGACTGTAATGATCTTCCAAGTAGTAAGGAAAATTTATTCTTTGACTGGCCTTTGTCAGATGACCCAGAGCGCACAAAGCTTCTTGAAAGAATCCACTCTCTTTTTGAGGCACTTATTAAACACAAATGTCTGGCATCTAGTCATCTTAGTAAGATTATACACTTTGCTTTGGAGGAGCTGCAGAGTATAGCTTATGGTTCTCAACTTGACTTTAAAGTGAACCAAACACCATTGTGCATCTGTTTTCTGGGTGCTCCTGAGCTTaacaaaatccaaaacttTTTACAGGAAATTTATCAGACTTGTGGATTAAAGAGATACTCCGATAAAACCGCCGTACGAGATGATTCCAGTTGTACAGTGCAGGGTGATATAATGGAGAAGATAACACTCAGACAAGACGCTTCCCTTTTGGTAATTGATGAGCAATGTCTTCCCTGCAAGATCCCTTGTTTATCCTCTAGCAATGTAGGCAGTTATGTTTCGGGTACACCTGTTACATCCCATCTAAGCTATGATAATGGTGTCATACTCGATTCAGATGCTTTATTGTCCTGGATATTTACAC
The genomic region above belongs to Salvia hispanica cultivar TCC Black 2014 chromosome 3, UniMelb_Shisp_WGS_1.0, whole genome shotgun sequence and contains:
- the LOC125213704 gene encoding pentatricopeptide repeat-containing protein At1g74750-like, with protein sequence MIRAKHLGNLSQTARTFFLGQRCSSADGSSCTCSDDETCISRRSLRGNVQHLQASSSLLAKTSVAVGSLTPADSVKEVNIRRKDDGSLSKGVAVSHKTERASSVSYAEDTDANDMLSSSPPIAEQFVMAGMAAVGLLSDLVNYRIPLTDGSARVSPLSNSVLERTKQVSSIRPPKNINSSRKDKVSVKPNAVPVYGSNVPEGAKGKTHKSGVEGAAKESNNASRNFVESRGLSSDPRDRKMPIPQKSRSYSSRYTPNTQQPEGKFCDNNLDGFTRAMRQGKVMTGEAPGARNFSVVESVCRILHQSKWSPASEEALQKLNCAVDPYQANQILKQLKDYRVALGFFYWLKQRPGFKHDGHTYTTMVGILGRAREFGAINKLLSQMISDGCKPNIVTYNRLIHSYGRANYLNEAMGVFNEMQKVGCEPDRVTYCTLIDIHAKSGYLDVAINLYQRMQEAGLSPDTFTYSVIINCLGKAGHLTAAHKLFCEMVSQGCVPNLVTYNIMIALHAKARNYQSSLQLYRDMQSAGFEPDKVTYSIIMEVLGHCGHLDEAEAVFAEMKRKNWIPDEPVYGLLVDLWGKSGNVEKAWEWYRAMLSAGLCPNVPTCNSLLSAFLRVHRLRDAYDLLQSMVSLGLNPSLQTYTLLLSCCTDAQTPYDMSFCCDLMTASGHPAHTFLLSMPAPGPDGQNVRDHVSNFLDMMHSEDRESKRGLVDAVIDFFHKTGLKEEAGTVWEVAAQRNVYPDALRQKSSCYWLINLHVMSDGTAVTALSRTLAWFRKEMLASGVCPGRIDIVTGWGRRSRVTGASMVRQAVQDLLNVFRFPFFTENGNTGCFVGCGEPLNRWLMQSCVERMHLL